GCCTTGAGACCCACCCTGAGGCGCAGGCCCAGGCGGCAGCCGCCACCCTCCGGACCAAGAGTCCGCGTTCCGTGGCCGTGGCGCTCGAAGCCGTGCGCCGCCACTGCTCCGGAACGCTCGAGGAGGCTTTGCGGGACGAGTTCCGCGTCGCGGTCCGGTGCCTCGCCTCCCCGGACATGCGGGAGGGCATTCGCGCCCAGGTCATCGACAAGGACCGCACGCCGCACTGGGAGCACGCGGGGCTGACCGAGGTCAGTCCGGAGCTCGTCGCCTCCTACTTCGCCCCGTTCGAACCCGGGGAGACGGATGGCGGCGATCTGACACTCTGATTCCGGAGGCCCTGCCTCCGGCGCCCGACACCGCAGCACTCAGCCCGCATTCCCATTCCTCAGACGCCGATTGCGAAGGAGCAAGCACCCGTGCAGAACATCCTGGTGGAGCGCCGTGGGCGCGTCACGATCGTGACCCTCAACAGGCCGGAGGCGCTCAACGCGCTGAACCTGGCGACCATGACCGAGGTGGTGGACGCCATCCGGGCTGCGGACGTGGACCCCGGCACGGGCGCGGTCGTCCTCACGGGGTCGGCCAAGGCGTTCGCCGCCGGTGCGGACATCAAGGAGATGGCGTCCAAGGACCACCTCGAGATGTACCGGGCCGACTGGTTCCGCGGCTGGGAGGAGCTCACCCGGGTGCGGATCCCCGTGATCGCCGCGGTCTCCGGATACGCGCTGGGTGGCGGCTGCGAACTGGCGATGATGTGCGATCTGCTGATCGCCGCCGAGAACGCGAAGTTCGGTCAGCCCGAGATCAACCTCGGCGTCATCCCCGGCATGGGCGGCTCGCAGCGGCTCACGCGGGCCGTGGGGAAGGCGAAGGCGATGGACCTGGTCCTCACCGGCAGGATGATGGATGCCGCGGAGGCGGAGCGGTCCGGGCTGGTCTCCCGCGTGGTGCCCACGGAATCCCTCCTCGAAGAGGCGCTCGCGGTCGCCGAGACGATCGCCGGGAAGTCCAAGCCGGTGGCCATGATGGCCAAGGAGGCCGTCAACGCCGCGTTCGAAACCGGGCTCGCTCAGGGCGTGGTGTTCGAGCGCAGGCTGTTCCACTCCCTCTTCGGCACGCCCGACCAGGTGGAAGGCATGGCGGCATTCCAGGAGAAGCGTCCGGCCGAGTTCAACCGGGACTGACGGCGAGGTCCTGAGGTGTTGTGTGCTCAGTAGTTGCGGGTGTTCGGGGCCACGACCCGCGACTACTGAGCACACAAGTCGGTGGGGTCGGTTGAGGCGGTGCCGCTGATCGTCCGGGCAGTCCTCAGCCCAGGGACGCGATGACGGCCTCGCCGTTCGCCCAGGTGGCCACGAGCCGGGATCCACCCTGACTATGGCCAACACCCTGACCAGGCCCCGCACCCTGACCAGGCCCCGCACCCTGACCAGGCCCCGCACCCGGAGCGGACGGTCTGCGGGCCACGAGGAACCGCTCGTCTCCCGTGCCCACCGCGTCGAAGGCGTCCTCAACGGAGGTCAATGCCGGAGTTCCGGGGGTCGCGGTGTCGGCCACGACGAGCCTGACCCGGACGTCCGGTTCGGGCCGCTGGACGACGGTGCCGGCGTCGTCGTGGATCTCCAGGAGCGCCTGCCCCTGCTCACCGCGGAGGGCGCGGCGCAGCGCGTCTTGGCCGACCGGGTCCCCGATGCCGTCGTACACCCAGCGGGTGCCGAGAACCGAGTGTTCCATGGTGCCGATCAGCTGGTCGTCGGTGCCGGGCAGGGGCTCACCGCGATACGTGAGGAGGACGTGGAGGATGTCCGAGCCGCGGCGGAGCAGAAATCCTTCGATCCCGACCTCGCCCGCGGGGTCGTCGAAGCGGTAGCTGCCGATCCGCTCGAGTTCGCCGCCGCTGCCGGACCAGGACTGCTGGTCGAGCCAGGGCGCGAGCAGTTCGAGCTTCGTGGGCTTCAGCGTCGCCCGGTGGATGACGGCCACGAAATCAGCCCTGCTTCCACCACTCGTCGTGGATCGTGACCGGGGTGGTCCGCTTGTGGCGCGTCCGGAGGTACTTCTCCTCGATCGTCGCCGCCACGCCCTCGGGGACTTCGCGGCCCTCCAGGTAGTCGTCGATGTCGTCGTAGCTGATGCCCAGTTCGTCCTCGTCGGTCCGACCCGGCTTGCCGTCCAGAAGATCCGCGGTCGGGACCTTCTCCCAGACCTGGCGGGGCGCGCCCAAGTGCTCGAGCAGCTGACGGTTCTGGCGCTTGTTCAGCCCGAAGAGCGGCAGCACGTCGGCCCCGCCGTCGCCGAACTTGGTGAAGAACCCGGTGACCGATTCGGCGCCGTGGTCGGTCCCCACCACGAGGTAGTTGTGTTCGCCGGCCAGCGCGTACTGCGCCACCATGCGGATGCGGGCCTTCACATTGCCCTTGTTGAAATCGGAGATCTCAGAGCCCGTGGTCTTCAGGAACTCCTCCTCCACGCCGTCCACACCGGGGCCCACGTTGAAGGTCCATTCCGTGTGAGGGTTGATGAAGGCGAGCGCCGCCTGGGCGTCGTCCTCGTCGTGCTGGACGCGGTAGGGCAGCCGGACCGCGACGAAGGCGGCGTCCACCCCTTCGAAGGAGAGCTTCTCGACGGCGAGCTGGCAGAGCTTCCCGGCGAGCGACGAGTCGACACCGCCGGAGATGCCCAGCACGAAGCCGTTGGTCCGGGTCGCCCGCAGATAGGACGCCAGGAACTCCACCCGTGACGCGACCTCCGCCGCGGGGTCGATCTCGGGCTTGACGCCCATTTCCTCGATGATCTGGGCCTGAAGTGCGCGCATACGCCCAGGGTACTCGCACCACGTTTCGCGAGGGTTACATCGGCGCCACGCGCGTGCCGTGCAGCCGCAAGCTGTCCGGTGCCGGGGCCGGCCTCCCCGGGGCCGGCCTCTCCAGGGACCGCGCCCGGCGGGCGGTGCGAACCTACCGGGGCCGGCCTCCCCGGGACCGCCCTCCCCGGGCCACGCCGCCCGGACGGGCCAAGGGGGAGACCTCGAACGTTCCCGGGGGCAGAATGGAACGGTCGGCGCCCGCCGTCGTCCTCCCGGGCCCATCCCGACCGGGAGCAACGCGCTGCAGAACCGGAGTCCCTCGGCATGAAGACCGGCCCCGCCGCTCAGCGGCTCATTCTCTGGATCACCATCCTGGCGTCCTTCGTCTCGTTCCTGGACGGCAGTGTCATCAACGTCGCTCTCCCGGCCATCGACCGCGAATTCGGCGGGGGACTTGCGACGCAGCAGTGGGTGGTGGACGCGTACCTCATCACGCTCGGCGCCCTCATCCTGCTGGCGGGTTCACTGTCCGACGTGCTCGGCAGGATCCTCATCCTGAGGATCGGGCTGATCGGTTTCGGCGTGACGTCGCTCGTCTGCGCGTTCGCCCCGACGGCGGAGGTCCTGATCGTGGGCCGTGGCTTCCAGGGAGCGGCCGCCGCGCTCCTGGTGCCCAGTTCGCTGGCGCTCATCACCGCGAACTTCAGCGGACCTGAACGGTCCAAGGCCATCGGCCACTGGACCGCGGGCACCACGGTGGCCTTCATCGCGGGCCCGATCCTGGGCGGCGTCCTGGTGGACACGGTCGGCTGGCGCTCGGTGTTCTGGATCAACGTCCTGCCCATCGCCGTGACGCTCTACCTGCTCGCCGTCCTCGGGATGAAGGAAACCCGCGCGCAGGGTGTCCGGATCGACTACGCGGGAGCCGTCCTCTGCGTGCTCGGCCTCGGCGGCCCGGTGTACGCCCTGATCGAGCAGGGGAACCTGGGCTGGGGGAGCCCCGGCATCTGGGTCCCGTTCGTCGTGGGCGTGCTGTGTCTGGCGGGCTTCCTCTGGCGTCAGGCGACGGCGAAGCAGCCCCTCATGCCGCTGAGCCTGTTCACCGTGCGCAACTTCGGCGTCGGGAACATCGCCACCACCTTCATCTACGCGGCGCTCTCGATCGGCGGCCTGATCGTGGTGCTCTTCCTGCAGCAGGTGGCGGGGTTCCCGGCCACCTTCGCCGCCCTGGCCACGCTGCCCATCAGCATCCTGAACATCGCGCTCTCCAGCTGGTTCGGCTCCCTCGCGGGACGATACGGACCCCGGTGGTTCATGGCCCTCGGACCGATCCTGGGCGGCGCGGGGTATCTGCTCATGGTCACGACCCGCGTGCCGGTGGACTATTGGACCCAGTTGCTGCCGGGCATCCTGCTGTTCGGCATCGGCCTCTCGGTGACGGTGGCCCCGCTCACGGCGGCGATCCTCGGCTCGGTCTCGGAGGAGCAATCGGGCATCGGCTCGGCGGTGAACAACGCCGTCGCGCGGGTGGCGGGCCTGGTGGGCGTGGCCGTGCTCGGCCTCATCGTGGGGCCGACGCTGGACCTCGACGGCTTCCACCGGGTCCTCCTGGTCACGGCGGTCCTGCTCGTCGTGGGCGGTCTGGTCTCCGCGGTGGGCATCCGCAATCCACCCGTCCAGGAGCCGGCTGACGGCGCGGCCGCCGCCAGTCGATAAACTTCTCGTATGACTGCCCTCGACGCCGCCGCTGCCCGCGCCCGCCTGCTCGACCTCATCAAGGAACTCGCCGTGGTCCACGGCAAGGTCACCCTCTCCAGTGGCAAGGAGGCCGACTACTACGTCGACCTGCGCCGCATCACCCTGCACCACGAGGCCTCCCGCCTGGTGGGCCAGGTCATGCTTCAGCTGCTGGACGACGCCGGCATCGAGTTCGAGACCGCGGGCGGCCTGACCATGGGCGCCGACCCGGTGGGCACCGCGCTCATGCACGCCGCCGGTGACGCGGGCCGCTCCATCGACGCCTTCGTGGTCCGCAAGGCCCAGAAGTCCTACGGCATGGGCCGCCAGGTGGAAGGCCCGGGCGTCGACGGACGCGACGTCGTGGTCCTCGAAGACACCTCCACCACCGGCGGCTCCGCGCTGACCGCCATCGAGGGAGTCCGGAACGCGGGCGGCAACGTCAAGGCCGTGGCCGTGATCGTGGACCGCAACACCGGCGCCAAGGAAAAGATCGAAGCCGAGGCGGGCGTCCCCTACCTGTTCGCCTTCTCCAAGGATGAACTCGGACTCGACTGATCTCCCGCCCCCTGTGCCCGGGCCGGACGGTCCGGGCACAGGGCACGACGACGACGGCGCGGCCCGCCGTCGCCATCTCGCGTCCCTGCTGCGCACCGCCGGCCGCATGCGCCGGTTCTCGCGGCGGAGTTTCCTCTGGCTGGGCGGCGCCTCCGCGTTCCTCGCCGCGGATCTCGCCTACACGAGGGCCATCGCCGAGCAGCGACGGCAGACCACGATCCTGACCCTCGGTGACGACGCGCCCGGGGACGCCCCGGCCGACGCGGGCTGGTACCTCCTCCCCGGTTTCAAGACCAGCTGGGACGAGGCCCTGTTCATCCTGACGACCCTCAAGCCGGCGATCGGCCGCTGGGGGCGGATGGCGGCGGTCGGGTATTCGAATCTCGGCCTGTCCGTCAACGACGTGGTGGACGCCATCGCCGCGTCGACCCGGGTCCGCGGGATCCGCCACGTGTTCCTCTATGGACACAGTTTCGGCGGGATGCTCGCGGTGCAGACGGCGGTGCTCCTGTGGGAGCGGCATCAGATCCAGGTGCGCTTCATCCTGCTCGATTCGAGCCCCGCGAGCCGTTATGACGTGCTGGACCAGGACTCGTTCGGAGGTGTGGTCTACAGCTACGAACAGGGTGTGCCGATCCCGACGATCGTCCGCGGCGGGTACGAGCTGGGGGAGCGGATCGTCAACAAACACGAGCGGACCTGGCGGCAGATCCTGGAACAGACGGCCGAGCAGCTGAGTCCGCTGGCGCCGTCGTCATTCCTCATCCAGAGCGAGGCGGCCTACGTGTACGGCTTCGACGTGCGCTCGCTGGCCGAGCGGCTCTCGTACACGAGCCTCGTGTTCATCGGAAACCCCGGGGACGGCACGGTGGACTACTACACGGCCCGGCAGGGCTGGCGGAACGCGTTTCCGTCCCAGCTGCTCAGTTCCGACATCGAGACCCGGGGTGCGGTCCCGGCCCACGCGAGCCCGCAGTGGAGCCCACAGGTGTACCACCCGATCCTCGAGCAGATCATGAATCGCTACTTCCCGCTCTGACGTCCCCCTGATCGCCGTCCGGCGCACTGTCGCGTTCCGCCCCGACTACCCGCCGGAGCGGGCGCACCGGTAACTTTGGTACATGGCAAACAACCTTGATGATTCCGGGGTGGACGTCCTCCCCGAGCCCGAACGCGAAGTCCTCACCTGGGACACCTTCGGCGACGCGTCGCGCGAGCTGGCCCAGACCGTGGTGGACAGCGGGTTCCAGCCGGACGTGGTGGTCGCGATCGCCCGTGGCGGCCTGCTCCTGGCCGGGTCCATCGCCTACGCCCTCGGGGCCAAGGCCTGTGGCGCCCTGAACGTGGAGTTCTACACCGGAATCGGCACGGTGCTGCCCGAGCCCGTGGTCCTGCCGCCCATGCTGGACGAGGGCGCGCTGAGCGGGAAGAAGGTCCTCCTGGTGGACGATGTCTCCGACTCCGGCCGCACCCTGGCCAAGGTGGTGGATCTGATCGGCGACTGGGGCGCCGAGGTCAAGACCGTCTGCCTCTACACCAAGCCCCGCACCATCCTGGCGCCGGACTTCGAATGGCGCCGCACGGACAAGTGGATCACCTTCCCGTGGTCCTCGCTTCCCCCGGTCGAGCCGACGGTCTGACCCCTCGGTTTCGGTTTCTGAGCACTGAGCACTGAGCCTCTGAGCACTGAGCCTCAACGCGCGACGGCGGGCCGGCCTCCGGTCCGCCGTCGCGCACTCGCGAGCAAGTCCCCGACGAGCACATCCCTGAGGAGGGCGGTATGAGCGTTTCCGGGCAGCCCCTGCCGAACGGCGTCATCCCGTATGTCGAGTACCACCAGGGGGAGCGGCGCCTCCTCACCCTTCAGGTGACCACCCAGAACGTGATGGCCTCGGGACGGTTCCGGCCCGTGGTGAGCATCGACGGGCGCAGTTACGTGGTGTTCTGGGGGTACATGACCTTCGAGATCCCGGCCGACCGCTCCTGCCACATCGCGGTGTACGTCCAAGCCGACTACATGACGCAGACGGCCTCTCTGCTCCTGCCCCCGGGCCGTGACGTCACGCTCGTCTATGCGACCGACTTCGCCACGGGCCTGGGCAGGCTGGGTCCGGCGGCCTGAGCCGTCCCCGCCGGCCGGGACGGCCTGGCCTAGATCTGGTCGACGAGCGCCGCGACGCTCGTGAGGACCTGGTTGGGCCGGAAGGGGTACGAGCTGATCTCGTCGCTCCGGGTGATGCCGGAGAGCACGAGCACCGTGTGCAGGCCGGCTTCCATGCCCGCCACGATGTCCGTGTCCATGCGGTCGCCGATCATGGCCGTGGTCTCGGAGTGGGCGTCGATGCGGTTCATGGCCGAACGGAACATCATCGGATTGGGCTTGCCCACGATGTACGGTTCGCGGCCCGTGGCCTTGGTGATGAGCGCGGCGATCGCGCCCGTGGCCGGCATGGGGCCTTCCTTCGAGGGGCCGGTGGCGTCCGGGTTGGTCGCGATGAACCGCGCGCCCGCCAGGATGAGGCGGATGGCCATGGTGATCGCTTCGAAGGAGTAGGTCCGGGTCTCGCCGAGCACCACGAAGTCCGGGTCCTGATCGGTGAGGATGAAGCCCGCCTCGTGGAGCGCCGTCGTCAGTCCGGCCTCACCGATCGTGTAGGCGCGGTTGCCGCTGTCCGAGCTGTGCACCTGCTCCTTCAGGAACTGGGCGGTGGCCAGCGCGGAGGTCCAGATGTTCTCCTCGGGCACCTCCAGGCCGGAGGATGCCAGACGGGCGGCCAGGTCTCGCGGCGTGAAGATGGAGTTGTTGGTCAGGACGAGGAAGCGCTTGGAAGTGTCCACCCAGCGCTGGATCAGTTCCGCGGCTCCGGGGATGGCGTGATTCTCGTGAACCAGCACGCCGTCCATGTCGGTGAGCCAGCATTCGATCTCCTGACCGCTCCGGTGATTGCGCAAAGGACTGCGTTCGGCGTCGCTCATGATTCCTCCTCAGATGGGCCTGTCTCCACTCTACGTTCCGCCCCCGGTCTGAACAGAACGTGAAATCCGCGTCATGACTGGCGCGACAGCCCGGAATATGGCGAAATGGGAGGGAGTTTCCCAATGAATCCAACGTCTTGATTTAATAGGCCTCATCACTCCTCCTCCTGAAAAGACTTCCCATGGACCCGAACAACGAATCTGAACAGCCGCCCGCCGGCAGCACCCGTCCCCTGGACCCCCGGGATGTCCCCGGCCGACCCGGCCAGAATCCGCAGCAGTACCCGGGCGGCCAATACACGGGCGGCCAGTACCCGGGCGGCCAGTACCCGGGCGGCCCGAGCCAGGGCAACCCGTATCCCGGCCAGCAGAACCCCTATCCGGGAGCTTCCTATCCCGGTCAGAGCCCGACGCAGCCCTACCCCCAGCAGCCCGGCCAGCAGCAGTCCTTCCAGGTGCACATCCCCGAAGAGGAGGACCACACGGTCCTTCGCAACGGGCTGCCGCCGGTGCCGCCGCCCCCGGCGTCCGGCAACCGCAAGACCCTGGCGATCGTGCTCGGCAGCATCGCCGCGGCACTCGTCGTGGTGCTCGTGGTCGTGTTCGCCTGGCTCGTGCCGGCGCTGTCCGGCAACAAGGAGCCGCGCGCCGTCGACACCGCCTCCCAGCAGAGCACCCCGGAATCCACCCCCGAGGTGACCCCGTCGGAGCAGCCCTCCGAGGAGCCGTCTCCCGCGGACACGGCCGCCGCTGCGGTCACCCCGCCGGCCGGCGCCATCCCGCTCCCGGAGGAGTGGAAGGTCTACAAGAGCCCGGACAACGCTCCGGTGGACGGCGACACCAAGTTCAGCCGCTTCGTCACGGGAGAGTCGAGCTTCGCCCGCCTGAAGGAATGGTCCACGGACGTCAGCCTCGGCATCACCAAGGATCCGGAGAGCGGCCAGGAGATGCAGCGGGCCGCCGCGGGCACCAATCAGCTCGACTCGGACGGGTTGTCGGTCGCGTTCTCCTTCTTCGCGGAATCCGAATCGCAGAAGTACGGCTCCGATCCGGCCAAGATCAAGAGCCTCATCAAGCAGCTGGAGACCAAGCTCGCCGGGATGTCGCAGGATCAGCTGGCCTCCGTGGTCGTCGGCCACAAGTGCGCCTCCGATTTCCGCACCACCAAGCCGGAGATCCGGTCGTTCCTCCGCGGTCTGGCCGTGGTGGTCGGCTTCGAGTGCAAGACCTCCGGCGGCGACGCGATCCAGGGCGTCAACCTCTTCACCATCACCCCCTGGGGCACGCCGCAGCTGCTCGGTGTGAGCGGCCACCAGAGCTACTGGGAGCAGCACCCGGGTCTCATGGCGGAGCTGGCCAACTCCTTCCGCATCAACAAGTGGCGGATGCCGTAAGCGGCCCACCCGTCACGGCAGGTCCCGTCTGAGACCGGCACTCCACGCAGAGCCCGGGCCGTCGGTCCGGGCTCTGCGCGTCCCACTACAGTTGAAGGGTGACTGAACAGACCTCCGGCGACCACGGCCTGCCCGCCTCCCCTCAGGACACGGACGACGACGCCGGGGCGCGCGCCGTCGTCGGGCCGGCTGCCGAGGGCGCGCCGGAGGCCGTCGTGGCGCCGGAGGTGGGAGTGGGACCGTGGGAGGGGCCCTGGCCTGAGGAGGACCACTGGGACCCCGAGCTCCTGGAGCACGGGGACCGGCGCAATGTGCTGGATCAGTACCGCTACTGGAAGCACGACGCGATCGTGGCCGAGCTCGACACGCGGCGGCATGACTTCCACGTGGCGATCGAGAACTGGCAGCACGATCTGAACATCGGGACCGTGGTCCGCACCGCCAACGCCTTCCTGGCCAAGGAGGTCCACATCATCGGTCGCCGGCGCTGGAACCGTCGCGGGGCGATGGTGACCGACAAGTACCAGCACATCCGGCACCACCCCACGGTCGACGACTTCGTGGCCTGGGCCCAGGGCGAAGGACTCACGATCCTCGGGGTGGACATCTTCCCGGATTCCGTGCCGCTGGAGACCTATGAACTGCCGAAGAACTGCGTCCTGGTGTTCGGCCAGGAGGGTCCGGGCCTCTCGGAGGAGGTCCACCGGGCTGCGGAGGCCACCCTGTCGATCGAGCAGTTCGGCTCCACCCGGTCCATGAACGCCGCATCGGCCGCGGCGATCGCCATGCACGCGTGGGTGCGGCGCCATGTGTTCGGGCAGCACGTGTCCTGACCCGGCCGCCGTGCCCGGGCAGTGCCCCGCGTCATGATCCGGGCCACATTCCATGCCCGCGCGCTTGCTGGCTAGGATGGGTTCAGTCACGCGGAAATAGCGCGAATCGGTCGGCACCATCCCTGCTGTCCGGCCCATCCCGTTGCATCACCAGGAGTCAGCATGCCTATCGCAACCCCGGAAATCTACGCCGACATGATCGACCGTGCCAAGGCAGGCGGCTTCGCCTACCCGGCCGTGAATGTCACCTCCTCGCAGACCCTCAACGCGGCCCTCCGTGGTTTCGCCGAGGCCGGCTCTGACGGCATCATCCAGGTCTCCACCGGTGGCGCGGCCTACTGGTCCGGCGCCTCCGTCAAGGACATGGTGGCCGGTTCCCTCGCCTTCGCGGCCTTCGCCCGCGAAGTGGCCAAGAACTACGACATCAACATCGCCCTCCACACGGACCACTGCCCGAAGGACAAGCTGGACGGCTTCGTCCTGCCGCTGCTCGCAGCCTCCGAGGCCGAGGTCAAGGCCGGCCGCGACCCGCTCTTCAACTCGCACATGTGGGACGGCTCCCACGAGGAGCTCGGCGAGAACCTGCGCATCGCCCGTGAGCTCCTGGACCGCACCGCGGCCGCCAAGATGATCCTCGAGGTCGAGATCGGCACCGTCGGCGGCGAAGAGGACGGTGTGGAGAACGAGATCAACGAGAAGCTCTACACCACCACCGAGGACGCCCTGGCGACCATCGAGGCGCTGGGCTCCGGCGAGAACGGCCGCTACATCACGGCTCTGACCTTCGGCAATGTGCACGGCGTGTACAAGCCGGGCGGCGTGAAGCTTCGCCCCGAGCTGCTGAAGAAGATCCAGGAAGAGGTCGGCGCCAAGATCGGCAAGGCCAGCCCGTTCGACCTGGTCTTCCACGGCGGTTCCGGCTCCTCCGAGCAGGAGATCGCGGACGCCGTCTCCTACGGCGTCATCAAGATGAACGTGGACACAGACACCCAGTACGCCTTCACCCGCCCGGTGGCAGGCCACATGTTCAGCAACTACGACGGTGTGCTGAAGGTCGACGGCGAGATCGGCAACAAGAAGGCCTACGACCCGCGCGTCTGGGGCGCCTCCGCCGAAGCCGGCATGGCGGCCCGCATCGTCGAAGCCGCGCAGCAGCTCGGCTCCGCCGGCAAGAGCGGCAAGTAAGCATGTCCGACGAATTCCGTTCGAACCTCCTGGGGCCTGAGCCCACGAAGCTGCCGGCCGAGACCGAGGTGTACCAGCATCTCGCCCTCGGCGCGCACCCTCAGGATCTCGTGGCGAAGTACCCGGCCTCGTCCCTGCTCTGGGCCCTTGCGGCCGAGCAGGCGTGGACCGAAGGCCGGACCGTCGAGTCCTACGCGTTCGCCCGGGTCGGGTACCACCGCGGCCTGGACGCCCTGCGCCGCAACGGCTGGCGCGGCGCCGGTCCCATCCCGTGGGAGCACGAGCCGAACCAGGGTTTCCTCCGGGCGCTGTACGCCCTGGGACGCGCCTCCGCGGCGATCGGTGAACCCGACGAGCCCGAGCGGATCTCGACGTTCCTGAACGACTCGGACCCCACGGCGAAGGCGGCCATCGAGGCCCTCTGAGCTGCGGCTGGTTGTACGACGACGGCGGCCGGTCACCGGAAGGTGACCGGCCGCCGTCGTCGTGTGAGCGTCGCCCGGCGGCCGAGCTCGCTGTCGCCAGGCCGCCCGCTGCTGAACTCGCGATGTTCGGGCTGAGCTCGCTACGGCCTGTAGCGGGCTCAGCCCTGTTCCAGCGAGTTCAGCGCGGGGACGAAGCCGTCTCCCTCAGGCCTTGCGCAGTTCGCGTCGCAGGATCTTCCCGGACGCCGACTTCGGGATGGCGTCCAGGAACTCGACCTGCCGGACCTTCTTGTGCGGCGCGACGTGGGCCGCCACGAACTCCATGACCGCGGCGGCGTCGAGTTCCGAGCCGGGCTGCCGCACGACGAACGCCTTGGGCACCTCCTGGTGGTCCTCGTCGAAGGCGCCGACCACCGCGACGTCGGCCACCTCCGG
Above is a window of Arthrobacter sp. Y-9 DNA encoding:
- a CDS encoding enoyl-CoA hydratase, with protein sequence MQNILVERRGRVTIVTLNRPEALNALNLATMTEVVDAIRAADVDPGTGAVVLTGSAKAFAAGADIKEMASKDHLEMYRADWFRGWEELTRVRIPVIAAVSGYALGGGCELAMMCDLLIAAENAKFGQPEINLGVIPGMGGSQRLTRAVGKAKAMDLVLTGRMMDAAEAERSGLVSRVVPTESLLEEALAVAETIAGKSKPVAMMAKEAVNAAFETGLAQGVVFERRLFHSLFGTPDQVEGMAAFQEKRPAEFNRD
- the nadE gene encoding ammonia-dependent NAD(+) synthetase; amino-acid sequence: MRALQAQIIEEMGVKPEIDPAAEVASRVEFLASYLRATRTNGFVLGISGGVDSSLAGKLCQLAVEKLSFEGVDAAFVAVRLPYRVQHDEDDAQAALAFINPHTEWTFNVGPGVDGVEEEFLKTTGSEISDFNKGNVKARIRMVAQYALAGEHNYLVVGTDHGAESVTGFFTKFGDGGADVLPLFGLNKRQNRQLLEHLGAPRQVWEKVPTADLLDGKPGRTDEDELGISYDDIDDYLEGREVPEGVAATIEEKYLRTRHKRTTPVTIHDEWWKQG
- a CDS encoding MFS transporter, whose amino-acid sequence is MKTGPAAQRLILWITILASFVSFLDGSVINVALPAIDREFGGGLATQQWVVDAYLITLGALILLAGSLSDVLGRILILRIGLIGFGVTSLVCAFAPTAEVLIVGRGFQGAAAALLVPSSLALITANFSGPERSKAIGHWTAGTTVAFIAGPILGGVLVDTVGWRSVFWINVLPIAVTLYLLAVLGMKETRAQGVRIDYAGAVLCVLGLGGPVYALIEQGNLGWGSPGIWVPFVVGVLCLAGFLWRQATAKQPLMPLSLFTVRNFGVGNIATTFIYAALSIGGLIVVLFLQQVAGFPATFAALATLPISILNIALSSWFGSLAGRYGPRWFMALGPILGGAGYLLMVTTRVPVDYWTQLLPGILLFGIGLSVTVAPLTAAILGSVSEEQSGIGSAVNNAVARVAGLVGVAVLGLIVGPTLDLDGFHRVLLVTAVLLVVGGLVSAVGIRNPPVQEPADGAAAASR
- the pyrE gene encoding orotate phosphoribosyltransferase, which encodes MTALDAAAARARLLDLIKELAVVHGKVTLSSGKEADYYVDLRRITLHHEASRLVGQVMLQLLDDAGIEFETAGGLTMGADPVGTALMHAAGDAGRSIDAFVVRKAQKSYGMGRQVEGPGVDGRDVVVLEDTSTTGGSALTAIEGVRNAGGNVKAVAVIVDRNTGAKEKIEAEAGVPYLFAFSKDELGLD
- a CDS encoding alpha/beta fold hydrolase, whose amino-acid sequence is MNSDSTDLPPPVPGPDGPGTGHDDDGAARRRHLASLLRTAGRMRRFSRRSFLWLGGASAFLAADLAYTRAIAEQRRQTTILTLGDDAPGDAPADAGWYLLPGFKTSWDEALFILTTLKPAIGRWGRMAAVGYSNLGLSVNDVVDAIAASTRVRGIRHVFLYGHSFGGMLAVQTAVLLWERHQIQVRFILLDSSPASRYDVLDQDSFGGVVYSYEQGVPIPTIVRGGYELGERIVNKHERTWRQILEQTAEQLSPLAPSSFLIQSEAAYVYGFDVRSLAERLSYTSLVFIGNPGDGTVDYYTARQGWRNAFPSQLLSSDIETRGAVPAHASPQWSPQVYHPILEQIMNRYFPL
- a CDS encoding phosphoribosyltransferase — protein: MANNLDDSGVDVLPEPEREVLTWDTFGDASRELAQTVVDSGFQPDVVVAIARGGLLLAGSIAYALGAKACGALNVEFYTGIGTVLPEPVVLPPMLDEGALSGKKVLLVDDVSDSGRTLAKVVDLIGDWGAEVKTVCLYTKPRTILAPDFEWRRTDKWITFPWSSLPPVEPTV
- a CDS encoding HAD-IIA family hydrolase, translating into MSDAERSPLRNHRSGQEIECWLTDMDGVLVHENHAIPGAAELIQRWVDTSKRFLVLTNNSIFTPRDLAARLASSGLEVPEENIWTSALATAQFLKEQVHSSDSGNRAYTIGEAGLTTALHEAGFILTDQDPDFVVLGETRTYSFEAITMAIRLILAGARFIATNPDATGPSKEGPMPATGAIAALITKATGREPYIVGKPNPMMFRSAMNRIDAHSETTAMIGDRMDTDIVAGMEAGLHTVLVLSGITRSDEISSYPFRPNQVLTSVAALVDQI
- a CDS encoding TrmH family RNA methyltransferase; this translates as MAPEVGVGPWEGPWPEEDHWDPELLEHGDRRNVLDQYRYWKHDAIVAELDTRRHDFHVAIENWQHDLNIGTVVRTANAFLAKEVHIIGRRRWNRRGAMVTDKYQHIRHHPTVDDFVAWAQGEGLTILGVDIFPDSVPLETYELPKNCVLVFGQEGPGLSEEVHRAAEATLSIEQFGSTRSMNAASAAAIAMHAWVRRHVFGQHVS
- the fbaA gene encoding class II fructose-bisphosphate aldolase, whose amino-acid sequence is MPIATPEIYADMIDRAKAGGFAYPAVNVTSSQTLNAALRGFAEAGSDGIIQVSTGGAAYWSGASVKDMVAGSLAFAAFAREVAKNYDINIALHTDHCPKDKLDGFVLPLLAASEAEVKAGRDPLFNSHMWDGSHEELGENLRIARELLDRTAAAKMILEVEIGTVGGEEDGVENEINEKLYTTTEDALATIEALGSGENGRYITALTFGNVHGVYKPGGVKLRPELLKKIQEEVGAKIGKASPFDLVFHGGSGSSEQEIADAVSYGVIKMNVDTDTQYAFTRPVAGHMFSNYDGVLKVDGEIGNKKAYDPRVWGASAEAGMAARIVEAAQQLGSAGKSGK
- a CDS encoding DUF3151 domain-containing protein gives rise to the protein MSDEFRSNLLGPEPTKLPAETEVYQHLALGAHPQDLVAKYPASSLLWALAAEQAWTEGRTVESYAFARVGYHRGLDALRRNGWRGAGPIPWEHEPNQGFLRALYALGRASAAIGEPDEPERISTFLNDSDPTAKAAIEAL